AGATGCATCTGACCACAAGTCATCACTGAGGCAACAAGCTCTATGTAAAGGCTTCCAGTACCAGAACAGAAATCCTATTGAGCAGCGTAGCGTACAAATAAACAATTAGCATCAGCTCTGTCGATCTCATATTTCAATGCACCTGTTACAAGATCAGATGCTGATACATACGCAACGTATGTGATCCCAGAACGCTTATATTTCAGTTAGCCACTGGTAGCCAACTTTCTCAGCAACCGATTCCGCTCGAACATATGTTTTACAAGGAGCAATACTTCTGTCTGTTAAACACCCGCCTCGAGTATCACGCACATAGATGTCCAGTCCCTGCTCTTAAAAATACAAACAAATTCCATTCAGTGGATAGCCATCACGAATCAAGCAAAAACACCAGGCACAGTTTTCTGTTTGTTGGCAGTCATATCCCTCCACCATTGACAAACCAGTGACCACAAACATGACTGAACACCAGTCATGCCCGTCTACCATCTCCTTTATTGGTCCTGAAAAGAAGAGAGGACGATTATTACTAAACAAGATCATGTCATGGTACAGCCTAAGACTAACCCTGAAATCACGTGGATACAAAACGGTCAAGAAATTTACAGGAGGATCTTGCTATATGCATGCTAGACATAAGATCATTACAGTTATGCACATCTAACCCCAAGTTTATATGAGTTGGATGTTGGATCACATCTTGGTTTCCTCTTATAAAGTCTGCATCCTATTCACATCTCAATATGATGAGAATGACTCTGAACATCTCCTTGGTTGTCCAGGGGCATGTACTGAGCCATGATGGCACGGATCTCCGAGTCCATATACCTCTGTAGGCAAAGGCAATGCAAAAAACCAGTATTAGATGCCACCCTAgctaacaaaagaaaataaacctATAAACATCAACTCATGAAATCTGCTCATGTCTTACCCGGATCCTGTACTTGTACACTGCATATCCTGCAATTCCTGCTGCTacaaggccaaagaagatgacCCACAAGAAGCCCCAGCCTGTTTCTGTTGTTCCATTTTTGCCTGAGTACAGCAAATTCGGAATCAGTATCACTTAAGTGTCAAGTTCATGTCTAGATTCAGCATATGTTGCTATTTTGAGCTTAAAACTGTCAGTAGTCAAAGCAAAAATCTAAAATTATGATTCAAGTGCCTCAAATAGGTGAGCTAGCCAGCAACTTCTGCTAACTTATGATTTCTTAAGTCTCACTGGTAAACTAAGTCAACATAAAAATGCGAGCCAGTAATAAGCTGAAAGTGTACATGTATGAGGGCTACATACTTATGCATGTATCATGCTCCTTCATGTAAAGCAATCCTCCACTGCAGCCACACTCATAGCTTCCCCATGTgttcttgcatttgcattcttTGCATTGGCATGCAGTCCTTTCCTTGCATTCATCAATATCTGTCACGAAATATTTCACATCAGCATCAACAGAAAGTGGGAACAGTTCAACAGCAAAAAGCCAATTATTAAGTGCATATTCACATATGTCCATTACAGCAGAAGCTGTGAAGGACATCCAAGCACTTCTAAAAGCTTAATGGACCTCAGGAAATGGCCCTTACCTTCACATTTGTGCTTACCATCACCCTTGAACCCATCCGGGCATTTACAGCCATCATCCTGCAGATTAGAGACACCACAACTAAAATTTCAGTTTTCaagcattttttttatcaaaaacaGGACAGGATCCTACTGATAATATGGCAGTTTTAAGGGCAGCAAAATACCAAAAAGACACTTACAGTGCAGGCAGAGTATGTCCGACCATTCCTGGTCTCTTTCCAACACCCTCCATTGTTAATTTCACATCTCCCAGATCCGGAAGCTACAATAACAAAAGCACATGTTATTCACAAGGCTCTAGTGACAACTATAGATCTCAGCAACCTTACTACGTTATCCGATACTGTTAACatataagaaaagaaaacgcCAAAAGATGAATCCTGATGCCTATTAGCGTACCTTCACAGTGAGTATAGCCATCACCAACGAATTTTACTCCTTTCACAACTGGACATTCACAAACTCTTCCACGGAAAGTATCCTGCATATTCACCGAACAATTATTATATGCATAAGCTAAACAGAACGAATATCTGATAAACCTAAGTTTCAAGAAAAACCTAACACCACATGAAGTACCTTGCATGCAGTGATGTTAGCAGCCTTATCTTGCCAACAGCCACCATTGTTCTCTAGGCACTCATTTGTTTGTATATCTAAGGTTAAAATAACATTTAATTATATAAGAGCATGCTACATGCAAGTTACACTTGGTGAAGTAAACATGGAAAAATTATGGGAATCAATGCACCAACCTTCACTCAAGCAAACAGCTGGCTCAGTGGTTTCCCGAAAACCAGCACAAAGTGCTTTAAGAACTGCCCCTTTGTCAAGCTTCCCTGAGAAACATAAGACTCAGAAAAGTTCATCTGGTAATCTCAACACACATTTTATAGTAATTCACAGGATTGAAGAGCACATACCTCTGTATTGTCTATTATTGATTACCAGAGTTGGTAAGATGGTAACATCACCACGAGAGCCCTTGCCGATCTGTACAaagtgatggatgatgatgtgtTCAGATCAATAATAGGATGAACAGAAAAGATCACGCACGCACATTGAAGTACTAACCTGTGCATCTTGTTCAGCTTTCAGAACAGGGTTTTCTTCATCAGCATCTGGATCACCAATACATTTATCTATTGCCTTATGATCAAGGCCTGTAAATTATAAACAAGTTAAGTATAAAAACTGCACCTTGCCACAGAACATAGATAAACATATGCAATACAACATACCAAGTGACTTGATAACCCCATCAGCACACTCCTTGGTGTACTTCTTTTCCTTCATTGGGCATCGGATCGCAAAATCAGTAACATAGTCCCACCATAACCAAGGCTTCTTGTGCTCCTTAGCAACCTTAAACACACAAACTTGACGCAAATTCTGGACCACCACATCTTTCCCATCATATCCTTTGCTAAAATCCTGTTCTGGGTCAGGCGCACAGTATCTCCCATGATTGATGCACTGGGACTTGCACTGCTTGCTCAGAATGAAGGCCTCTGGACAATACCATGTAATGTAGTGAGGAGTGAACTCTGTGTAGCCCTTCTTCTCAAGTACCTGTGCTGCTCCTTTGAAGCTCTTGACAAAATCAGTCTGGCTATCGCATTTTGGGCCACATTCATCATTGCTGTTGGTCCAAAATTCATACTCAACACGCTCATCAGGGTGGGGCAGGGCCTCTCTCCAATCCAAATTTACATTAACCATGTCACCGTTATCAATTGCCTTCTTGAGCCTATCCCCAAAGCTCTTGGTTATTAGCGCTGAAGGAATAGTTATGTTCTCTAAGTAATCTGCCCTCCCACTCTCCTCAGGGGTGTCCATTGTAATTAGAGGTTCATCCTTGTCATCAGCAACAAGgattgctgctgctcctgcatTCTGTGCATTCCATGCCTTCTTTGTGAAGTAGCAATCTGAGCACAACAAAACCCATATTATGCAATCAATCAAGCATTTAAGTAAGCAGGTATGCAACATCTTAGAACAGACAAAAAGGAGTGTTAAATAAACATCAAATTggttgtaaaaaaaaaaatgaaagtaaCATCACAGGAAGTTCAAAAAAGACAGACAGTGACATAACTACTAAAAAATGAAGTAGTAATGGACTGCGAACTCTGAGATTTAAGTTCCCTTGCTATGCACATCAAGTCACAGATTTAGTCGTTCTATTGAACTGGGTCAACGAATATTAAATTTAATCACGTCATCACATGACAAGATCTAATCTTCTACTCACCAAACTAAGACCACACGACTAAAAAAGAATTGACCACTCGTGATCAATCTTTCAACTTCAATCAATCCAATCAAACTAGCTGAGTCTTGTAAAGCGTACCAGGTAACAATCTAAAAAAGTCACGCATGGACGACCTAACAGAGACCAACTACACTATCCAATCCAACGGACGGGGGCAGAAAAAGACCTTGCTCAGTAAAATCGCAACAGGGATGACCCAACAGACCAAGTGCTAGTACCAGtcacaaggagaagaagaaatcttgtaattttgctcacctcccctGTCGACTAGCAGGAAAGTGGGGAACGCTCCCGGCTTGGCCTTGTAGGAGATGTCGAAATCGTCGAAGCTCTTGCAGGCCTCCTTGTTGGCCTTGGGGTAGGCGACGAAGCCGACCATGGTGCCGCCGTACTGGGGCACGCCGAAGTTGCCAATGGCGCACTCGTAGGTGCCCTTGAGGTCATCCGGCGCCGTCACCTTGAGGCTGTTCTTCTCCACCACGAACCTCCCGTGGCAGCAGCCCAGCAGGAGCGCTGCCCACACCAGCAACTGCAGCATCGCGCCGGCGGATCGGAACCCCATGCTTCCGATCCACTGCCGGACTTTGCAATTGGCGAAAACCTGCTGGGGATTGGACTGATGTCTGAGGTTCGATTGAATGAAGGTAAGATCAATCTTGCGGCTGTGCGGGCGAAAAAAAGCCCCGAAAACGGTGGCGGAGAGCGGAAAGATTGGATTTTGACGGCCGCAGGAGAGGGCGTTGGTGCGAGTTCTACACTACTCGGATGGAAGAGTTGGAGTGGGAGAGATTTTTCGTTTCCGGGGGTTTggttagagagagagagcgagagaggtGGGGAAGGAGGCGAAAGGACACGGTGTAGAAGCCTCGTGGTGAACCAAAACCAGAAGAACACGTGATCAAACCCAAACCAGCAAGTTAACATGTGGTTATTTCACATTGCATCTTCAAAGAGAGAAAGAATCATTATCAAAAGGGAGGGAGAAAACGTAAACACTAAGCTTCAAAATATAAATTTGCAGCTTCGTTAAAAAACTCTAATCCTTATCTCGGTACCTTTTAATTGCGGTATACTCTTCATGTAAAGAGAAAGGTACCAAGAAATATTAATATACTTAACTTAGTTTGATTTTTTAGTTACTTTTCTCAGATCAGTatttagtaaaaaaaaagaagaaaaaagtaaaTGAAAGTACACACTGATACCTTATAATCGTCATAACAATGCTCAGTTTTTATTATTACTATGTTTTCTAGCACGTATACGAGCGTGCAGAAGGTATTtctacaataattttttttactgaGTAAGTATACTTACGCGTTACGTCAATGTTTCTCAAATTGGGCATCAAACCCTGTGATGATACGTGTTTTGGGCCGTAGTAAATCCAACGAGGCCTGGCAGACATAATTCTGAGCCTTTTTCTTCAACTGAAATGGGCCAATCGACCTGTGCAATCCTTCAGGCCCAAATTTATTTATAGATAAGAAACATGTTGTTCCATCCCAAAGTTCATCTGTCCAGGTATAAACAGGAGCACACCACCGATGGACAATTTGATACTTTCACTATTTCTTTGTCCTGATTTGATTTCATGCcaaatttcctttttcttgtttcGTCAAAGGGAAAAAACTGTTCTTTTCATGCTTCCATTGCTGATTTCTTATGctatattttctttatttttcggAGGAAGAGTGACAGTGAAAACAAACATAAAACCGATAATCTGGGCACTTCAGATGGGAAAATTGTCAATCAAAGGTTGCAGATATCAGATAGAGCAAGAATATTCATAGTAACTTTTTTTGTCTCGATTTGGTTCATGCAAAAGTTATGAAACTTTAAGTGCCATGGCTTTGGAAATATCCATTTCACAATACTGGTCCATATGATGATTAATATCTATAGTATGTTAAAGGGTGAGCGTTGGAGAGGAAAGAACAATTCATCATGTAGAGTATTTAAGGAAGATTTGAGTGTTTGAAGTGCTGAATTGAACACCTAATTTTAGGTTGATTTATCGTACCTTTTGCATCGGTACTAAGTTTTGTTGGTGTGGACAATCGAGGGAGTATTTGCTAATGAACTAGAGTGGCGGAAATAGGGCCTAGACTGCCGTGCTGTCCAGCCCTGGGTCTTGGCCTAAAAATGCATGGAAACTCACTCACGTCGTCTGTGCGCAGACACATGAAGCCACACAAGAAATTTTAGGCCTATTTGAACTGTCTGAGCCTGCAACTGGTGGCTGGCCCACTTTGATTCGGACATGCAAATTGTAACCATTTTGTAATTTTGACATCAGGAGTGATGATTGATTTTGACATCAGATGGTGTTTGTCATGCATGCTTATTACGCGCGCGGTCAAAGTTCAGAGGCGACGCGGATCCTTCGCTAGATTTCCTTACTTGGCCCTATCCGTACGTCTTTCTTATTACATTAATTATACTAGTAGGATCATCAGTCATAAGCACTTGTTTTCCACACGCGATGCACACATATGAGTACTTCATTTTTCTGCGTCAGCCAATTCCTTTACCTACGAGCTAGCACTCCATGTACggtttccattttttttatataagaaaagaaaagataaagAAACTACATCCTGTCTAGCTTGGAGATGAGCTAGTAGATCTTGGAGCTGTCGTCGCCCAGGAGGAAACGCTCCAGATCGTAGAGAAAGTCATCTCCAGCTGATGCTAATTCGGCTGCCGCCATGTCTCTGCTGCAGAAGCAGAATATTCATCGCAGGACTCGCCGGAGATGCATGAACTTGTTGTCGACGACGACGTTGCGGTACCGCACCAGGGCTGTTGCATACCGATAGGAAATGGCGATGGCTCTGCTTGTTGGCACGGCGGCGTTTGATCTTGATCGAAAGAAGGAAGGTCAGAATAAGCCTCGACAAGAGTAGGAGGCAGCACTGCAACTGCTGGTGGTTCTTGCTTGATATTCATGGCAGCTCCCTTGCTGCTGTTGTTGGCAGGTGTGGTATTATTTTTAGTGCAGTTGTTGCAAGTATGGTTGTTGTGGTAGGTGACTTGGAACATGGGATGGTCGCTGCTATCCTTCTGCTGGACGTGCTTCGTGGCCAGGCAACCTGTGTCGTCCTTGTAGGTGCACCTGAAGTAGCTCCTGGTGTAGCTGGTGCCGTTGATCTTCTTCTCTCCGTATTTCCTCCACTAGTAGCCGTCCTCAGGCACGTTGGTAAAGTCGACCCATGATGAGGTTTTCCCTTCCATTACCGATGATCTGCAGAATCGCATGCAAGGGTCAGTGAAGAGCTTACGTGATGTGCAAACCGAACAGAGATAGGTCATTGATTTCACTTATGTTAGTGtcgtgcctaggatctctagatgcacatctagtcgggatcataAATAACATGAGGGTCATGGTGTTCCTGGTGGGTGccgagagagagtgagagagataggggtaccttcacccctaggggtgggagcagcagagctgctggccatcacTGGTTCGCTTGGGaaagtctgcgcaaggcagcgacgcgcagtgccgagtccggtcgccggtgaggtggcggtggtgcttcccgccgctactgcgcaaacctagatcggtaggtgtgtcggtggggcggctggctgcggcgaacctcgtgagccgagccgggtcccccaccctgtttatatagcgcagcgcgacaggggcccaccacccaatgctagggtgagcgcccccgatcagggcgcggatcagggtccctatgggcctttgggcccattggggaggagatcaatctaacattctcccccttgatctcatcattacttttaactttacacttttcgcttttattcgtttcatcgtagattaatatgtagagcatgcctcatcgtcacagcttaatcgccgatagaatcaaccgctacaacacacctctctattttgaaacaattccatttcttttgggccttttccaatccaggaatcataggctttcccttaaacccatgccggctaagtgttctctgaacacattgggtggtaagcctttcgtgagcggatccgcaagcatatcttttgttcttatatgctcgagacttatagtgcgatcctggattctgtctttcacaacataaaactttatctcaatggttttggaagcattgcttgatttgttgttgtgagcatagaatactgctggttcattgtcatagtacatctttagtggtctgtgaatacagtcaaccactctcaatccgggtataaatttctttagccacattgcctgccccgtggcctcatgacatgctatgaattctgcatgcatcgttgatgacgcagttactttctgttttgagcttctccatgagatagctcctcctgcgagagtgaatacgtatccggacgtggattttctatcatctttgtctcccgcaaagtctgcatctgaatacccttttatctctagggaatcagatctcttatatgtaagcatgagttcttttaTGCCTTGCGCGTCGCGCAATGctttctttaccatcttccagtgttcgatacctggattactttgatatctaccaagaaccccggtgacaaaagctaagtcagggcgagtgcacacttgagcatactataagcttccgacagctgaagcatatggaaccactttcatttgatcgatctcgtactggttcctgggacattgaaaattcccaaaactatcgcccttgactatgggagcaggtgtggccttactcgcatgcatattatacttctttagaaccttttctaaatatgcccttTGCGATAATCCAAGGACCCCATTCagtctatctcggtgaatttctatgcccaaaacatatgatgcttcaccaagatccttcgtatcgaagtttgaggacaaaaacttctttgtctcttgcattagattgatatcactgcttgcaagtaagatatcatccacatacagaattaggaaaatgtatttcccatttttgaactttgcatagacacaattgtcctcaatattctcttgaaacccaaatttcttgattatatcattaaactttagataccactgtctagaggcttgctttaatccgtaaatggatttctttagacgacatcccatattctttttgtcttccatgataaaaccctttggttgtttcatgtagacattttcttctaaatccccatttagaaatgccgtctttacatccatctgatgtaactctaagtcaaaatgtgcaactagtgccattatgattctgaaggagtctttacatgagacaggagaaaacatttcattgtaatctattccttctctttgtgtaaagtcttttgccacaagtctcgccttatacctttctatattccctttggagtcacgtttagtcttgtagacccatttacagcctactgttttggctcctttaggaatctcttcaagttcccaaacattgttggaactcatcgattcatctcatcttccatggcctctagccacttcgatgagtgaacacttttcatggcttcctcatatgaagtgggatcaccttctatatgaacttattctgtattataaactttatagtaatcagggatagctgattttctgaccctttgagaccttctaggcccctcactttcggGCACATTCTGTGCCTCTACTTGTGGCACATTATTCAGAGGTGGCTGCTACAACTCTTCCTCATGTGTAAtgatgggttcagttggctcctgaaggacaggttccaaaacttcactcatcgtttccacgggtggaatcacagcaggtgcctgcaccacaatatcagggactgtagcgggtgcttgcaccacgacctcaggaactattagtgcgggaataataggtagtgagaagaatggttcctgaatcatcggattaggtgcacacacccgcttctcctcaagatcaatctctcgagctaccatgctcccctcaccatctcatcctctaagaaaatcgcttgtctcgtttctacaaactttgtatatctgtctggacagtagaaacgaaaaccttttgatttttccggatagccaatgaagtggcaacttactgttttAGGATCTAGCTTcccgatgtttgggttaaatactttggcctcagctgggctcccccacacacgcaggtggtttagtgagggtactcttcctatccatagttcatacggtgtcttgggcaccgacttacttggcactctatttagaatgtgaatggcagtcttcaacgcctccatccacagtcccaatgataaggtggaataactcatcatgctgcgcaccatatccatcagtgtacggttacgcctttcagctactccattttgctgaggctcgcccggcatcgaatactgggctactatgctattttcctgcaaaaaccttgcaaaaggtccaggaacttggccaaatggggtatgtcgaccatagtacctccccccacggtcggatcttactattttgattcttttgttatgctgattttcaatttcagctttaaatatcttaaatttatccagcgcttctgatctttctttaattggataaatataaccataacaggagtaatcatctgtgaatgttatgaacaagtcatagccatccacgcttttcacaggaaatggtccacaaatatcagtgtggattatctctaaaactcctgtgctacgtttagcgccttttttaatttgctttacaaactttcctttaatgcaatcaacgcattgttctaagtctgagaactctaattgaggaagaatttcattcttaactagtctttctattctccccctcgaaatatggcctaaacgacagtgccataatttcgacgatatttcatgagttctctttcttttcttcgtttctttctctgacgaggatacattcatgttcacatcacacacagaatttactttttcacgcagtgataataaatacaactcattgtgaaggatggcaacaccaacacatgcattatcgaaccaaatggcacactttccatttccaaaatgacattcatatccatcatggtccatacgtgaaatgctaatcaagtttctgtgtaacgaaggaacataaagcacatctctaagtacaagcatgaaaccatcaactagctctagagagacatcgccaacagcttcaacctctgcttggactccatttgtgacttcaacgcatctttcgcttctttgcgtagtcctcgtcgaacggaatccctgtaaagaatttgcaacatgaacagttgcacctgagtcaatccaccaagtagatttcgaatactgtgtatacaaggattcatttacaaaggaaatagtattctcacctccttttgccattattgactttaaccagtcgggaCAGTCTTTCTTGTagtgcccctttttcttgcagtgtagacattgatctttgtctactgtgagaggcttttggtgattctgctgcataggagcctttcctcgtgccttgaaagaggagttagcaatctttttcctgttgtccttacatagtgcaatgaaccaccatatgaggatctaagtctgtcctcttcctgcacgcacatggctatcattttttccatatcccactgttctggctgcatgttataattgacaacaaaagtgtcaaactcttttggCAGAGAAGCgaaaaccaaatgaataatgtgcccagacttgagctcaagatccattggcttcaactgtgctgccaagttatacatcctcatgatgtgatctcttatgccagtccctcctccattgtacctctctgtggccagctgcttgaacagctgggtagcgtatatctttgaggaaccagtgaactgattccttatcttctcgAGGTACTCTGTGACGGAGTCACACTCTGTGATCGAGCCCAAAATagcaggctcaatcgtattctttaccaaagccatacatttcttgttggcagtggtccactatttgttttcaagggtgtatgccaactccagtggagcatagtccctttccttttgctgccatgcagcatcatcatcaccttcagccctcactggcttctgtggagcttgtgGCCACGGTGTagtcagcacccagtcaacttctccacaaacgaaggagaactcaatcttcttcctccattctgtatagttgttgcctttcagaatgggtatctctttgagacaagccattaagttgaatgatctTGAAATTTGCAATCCAAAGTGAGATCATAATaacaattgcatgatttatttccaacgttggtcaaaaaataaaacatacaactgtttatgcaatttaaaactatatcaccgttgggcagaaatagaaataaaagcatcaaaaaaaactttttaaatcatgatacagttattaacaacgttggtcagaaaataacagcaccataatctaattaactttatcatgctctcacaaatttaattgtctcgttggttcaaaataaatttaaatagagcaa
This portion of the Setaria viridis chromosome 7, Setaria_viridis_v4.0, whole genome shotgun sequence genome encodes:
- the LOC117863276 gene encoding vacuolar-sorting receptor 1, translating into MGFRSAGAMLQLLVWAALLLGCCHGRFVVEKNSLKVTAPDDLKGTYECAIGNFGVPQYGGTMVGFVAYPKANKEACKSFDDFDISYKAKPGAFPTFLLVDRGDCYFTKKAWNAQNAGAAAILVADDKDEPLITMDTPEESGRADYLENITIPSALITKSFGDRLKKAIDNGDMVNVNLDWREALPHPDERVEYEFWTNSNDECGPKCDSQTDFVKSFKGAAQVLEKKGYTEFTPHYITWYCPEAFILSKQCKSQCINHGRYCAPDPEQDFSKGYDGKDVVVQNLRQVCVFKVAKEHKKPWLWWDYVTDFAIRCPMKEKKYTKECADGVIKSLGLDHKAIDKCIGDPDADEENPVLKAEQDAQIGKGSRGDVTILPTLVINNRQYRGKLDKGAVLKALCAGFRETTEPAVCLSEDIQTNECLENNGGCWQDKAANITACKDTFRGRVCECPVVKGVKFVGDGYTHCEASGSGRCEINNGGCWKETRNGRTYSACTDDGCKCPDGFKGDGKHKCEDIDECKERTACQCKECKCKNTWGSYECGCSGGLLYMKEHDTCISKNGTTETGWGFLWVIFFGLVAAGIAGYAVYKYRIRRYMDSEIRAIMAQYMPLDNQGDVQSHSHHIEM